The window AGAAATTGTCTGGCATAGGCAGATAGAGATTCAACATATCTACGCTGCCCCTCCGCATAAATCGTATCAAAGGCAAGCGACGATTTCCCTGATCCACTTAAGCCTGTAAGAACAACAAACTTATCACGTGGAATCGTGACATCGATATTTTTCAGATTATGAGCTCTAGCTCCTTTAATGACGATTTGATCTCTAGACACAGTACCCTTCCTCTCCTATGTGAAGCTGATGCCACTTCTAGGCGTCAGCTTTCATTTCCATAATAGCATCACGCAGCTGCGCGGCTCGTTCAAACTGTAGGTTCTTCGCAGCCTCTTTCATCTCGCCTTCCAAACGCTCGATCAGCGATGCGCGATCTTTCTTCGACATCTTCGCACCCTTCACATCGGCCAGATAATCCGCTTTCTGTTCAGCTACTTTCGTAGCTTCGATGACATCGCGAATTTTCTTGGCAATCGTCTGCGGCGTGATCCCCAGTTTCTCATTATGTGCTTCTTGAAGACTTCTGCGGCGACTCGTCTCATAGATCGCCTTCTGCATGGAATCCGTAATTCTATCTCCATACATAATGACGCGACCGTCTGAATTTCTCGCCGCACGGCCTATGGTTTGAATCAGCGATCGTTCCGAGCGTAGGAACCCTTCTTTGTCCGCATCTAGAATAGCGACCAACGAAACCTCAGGTAAATCAAGTCCTTCCCTAAGGAGGTTAATCCCCACAAGAACATGGAAAGTCCCCAACCGCAAATCACGTAAAATCTGCATACGCTCAAATGTCTTGATATCCGAGTGCAAGTACCGAACCTTAATACCGATTTCCTTAAAGTAGTCGGTTAAATCCTCCGACATCTTTTTCGTTAAGGTAGTAACGAGCACGCGCTCATCTTTACGAATTCGATCATGAATTTCGGCTATTAAATCATCGATTTGTCCCTTGGTTGGTCTTACCTCAATAATAGGATCCAATAGCCCCGTAGGACGAATAATTTGCTGCGTCATTTCCGGACAATGTTCTAACTCGTAAGGTCCAGGTGTTGCTGATATATATAAAATTTGGCTGACTTTCTCCTCGAACTCTTCAAAGCGTAGAGGACGGTTATCGAGTGCAGATGGCAAACGGAAACCGTGGTCAACTAATACTTCTTTCCTCGCCCTATCTCCATTGTACATCGCGCGAATTTGCGGCAAAGTCACATGAGACTCATCAACCATGAAAAGCATGTCGTCCGGGAAATAATCCAAAAGCGTATAAGGCGTAGCCCCTCGCTCGCGGAAAGTCAGCGGTCCTGAGTAATTCTCAATACCATTGCAAAAGCCCATCTCTTGCATCATTTCCATATCGTAACGCGTCCGCTGTTCCAGCCTCTGTGCTTCGAGTAGCTTCCCTTGCTCTTTGAGCTCGGCAAGACGTTCCTCAAGCTCACGCTCAATATTCACAAGCGCGCGTTTCATCGTATCTTCGTGCGTCACAAAGTGAGACGCCGGGAAGATAGCAATATGCTCGCGTTCGCCGATAATCTCGCCGGTAAGCACGTTAATTTCCGTTATCCGTTCGATTTCGTCACCAAACAATTCAACTCTCACCGCTTGTTCGCCATGGGACGCTGGAAAAATCTCAACAACATCTCCACGCACGCGAAACGTCCCGCGGACAAAATTCATATCATTCCGCTGATATTGAATATCCACGAGCTTGTGTAAAATCTCATTGCGCGATTTCTCCATACCTACACGTAAAGAAAGCAGCATATTCCCATATTCAATTGGCGAACCCAAGCCGTAAATACACGATACGCTCGCAACGACAATAACATCACGGCGTTCAAATAACGAGCTTGTCGCTGAGTGACGAAGCTTATCAATCTCTTCATTGATGCTGGAATCTTTCTCGATGTAAGTGTCAGAGGAGGCAATGTAGGCTTCTGGTTGGTAGTAATCATAGTAACTAACGAAGTAGGAGACGGCATTATGAGGGAAAAATTCTTTAAATTCACTGCACAACTGTGCGGCTAACGTTTTGTTATGCGCAATAATCAGGGTAGGACGGTTCAACTTGGCAATAACTTGCGCCGCTGTGAACGTTTTTCCCGTTCCCGTCGCACCTAAGAGCGTCTGATGCTTATTACCCGCTTGAATACTTTGAACAATTTCCTCAATCGCTTTAGGCTGATCGCCTTGTGGAGAAAAATCCGATACTAGTTCAAACTTCTTGGAACTTATTTCTAGTTCACTCATCAATAATCACCTACACTTATCGAAATAAATCGAACTTTTATCCTATTAACTTTCCTTATGCTATTTCCGATATAGAAGTTTATGGAACTTATTTTGCACAAATATGAAGGAATCTCTAAAATCATCCATCATAAGAATGTTTGTTCTGGTTTTTCCATTATACCCTTTTTGAATCATGGATGCAAACGGCAATATCTGTTACGGCCGTATAAATTTTATGGAGAGAGGCCCCAACGAATTTATCTGGTTGCTTTAAGGTTCCTATTCTTTTTATGCTAATTAGGAGTGGTACAGTCATGGATTTGACAACAGTTTTAGGATTAGTATTGGGTCTTGTAGGTTTAGTCGGCGGGTACATGTGGGATGGCGGTCATATTAGTTCATTGATCATCCCGAGTGCCATGCTAATCGTTTTCGGCGGAACCTTTGGTGCAGTAGCCATCAGCTTCCCGCTCTCTATTTTAGCCAAAATCCCTAAAGCTCTAGGCATTGCCTTCAAAGAAGTAAAAAGAGATCCGAGGGCAACGATTGATGAACTTGTGGATATGGCTTCGATCGCTCGTCGAGAAGGAGTACTAGCCCTTGAGCAACGCGCACAAGAGCATACAAATCCGTTCCTAAAAGATGGCTTGCTTATGGTGGTGGATGGAACTGATCCCGAGCTGACTAGACAAATTCTAGAGCTTGAGATGGACGCAATTGAGCACCAGGTTGATAATATGTCAAAGGTTTTCGAAGCCGGAGGCGGCTATGCACCAACCATGGGCATTATCGGTACCGTTATGGGTCTCATTCACGTTCTCGGTAATCTCGACGATCCCTCCAGTCTCGGACCTGCCATTGCCGTTGCTTTCACAGCTACCTTATACGGTGTTATGAGCGCCAACTTAGTCTATCTTCCGATTGCTAATAAAATTAAGGTTCGCGGCAAAGAAATGGTTTCCGAAATGGAATTGATGTTAGAAGGAATTCTCGCCCTTCAAGCTGGTGAAAATCCACAGTTAATTAAGAAAAAACTGAATTCCTTCCTCCACGATAAACCAACGAAGAAAGTCGTAGAGGAGGATGTCGATAATGGCGCGGAGAGGTAAGAAGCACGAGGAACATGTCAATCATGAGAGATGGCTCATTACTTACGCTGATTTAATCACCCTTCTGCTCGTTTTCTTCATTATTATGTATGCAATGAGTAAAGTCGATGTTCAAAAGTATTCCGTTCTAGCTCAAGCCTTAAACATGCAATTCCAGAAAGCCGACTCGGTATTGGATAAAGGCTTTGGCGTCAGCGGTCAAATGACCCCGAAGCAAGGCGATGCCCAGACACCGCAGAACCAGAATCAGAGCCAAGACGATCAGAAAGAAGAGAAAGATAAAACAAAGCCTGAAGATAATGAAAAAGAGAAGCGCGAAAAGGAACTTCAAGATCTTTTAAAACAAGTCCAAGCTTATATTAAGGATCAGAATCTGGATGCACAAGTGTCCGCTAGCGATACAGAACGCGGTGTGGCTATCACCCTTAATGACTTATTCCTATTCGACCTAGGAAAAGCGGACCTGAAAGCGGCCTCCTTTCCTATTCTACAGAAGCTTGCTTCATTTTTCCCTACACTGAACAGCAAGGTGAGTATTGAAGGTCATACTGACAACTTGCCTCTAGCTACTGGTTCTCCTTTCAAAGATAATTGGGGATTATCATTCGCCCGTTCCCTTTCGGTGCTTCGCTATTTTAGCGATACGGCCAAACTGGATAACCATAAATTTATAGCTACTGCTTATGCCGATACGATGCCAAAAGTAGCCAACACCAGCGATGAGAACCGCAGCAAAAATCGCCGCGTTGAAATCATTGTTCTGCGTGATGGGCTTTCTCCAACAACAACTGTTAAATAAGCAAAGACCCTTCCTCTTTCAAACGAGAGAATAGGGTCTTTTTCTTGAAATTACATAGATTTCGTCGAATCATTGGATAACAAGCCGGTCAGTTTATTTCGCAAATAGGAAAACAAATGCAAGGGTCTTTGCTCTAGGAAGTACAATGCATCCTGATCCGGAGCTAAAATAATACCTAATTGATGATGATCGCCAGAGTAAATCGCTCGCTGCAAGAAACGCACCTCACCCTGCTCATTCAGCACCTCCAGCCTGCAGAAGGCGGAATTCAGCCCCATGGCAACGTGCAGATCGGTTTTAGTCTTGATTTTGTGACCGTTCACCTTGTGAATGAGTTCGCCCGTTTGAATACCTAGCTCGTGGGCAGGACTGTTTGGCACTACCGACAGCACCATAAGACCTCGCTCTGAGTGAACGTAGAACGGCACCAGCTTATCTTCCACCCATCGGTTATACCGAATCAATCCTTCATGTAAAGCAATGCTTAATGCGGCTCCTACAAGCAGAATCGGCGGCCAAAAATGAGCAGCAATCGCTGTGACTAATAGGATGATGCCATATAAGTAGAGCAAGCTTGAACTGAAACGGGCTTGTTTGCGGGGAAGCTTCGATATCGTAAGCTCCGTAAAGCCAATCATTGCCGGAAAGGCAAGAAATGTCCATCCTGATGCGAGGTTCGAACCAAACAGCGTTTCCCATGGAAGACCTTGTATACTTCCTCCTGTCATAGGAACGAGCAAGAATAAAGGGACAGGCCAGAAGCCTTGCAGCTGTTGCCCGCCGATAATTTGCCCTCGCCTTCCTTCAAGGAACAGCGGTGTTGCCATGCGTGCTCCTTGAAAGCCGACGAGCATCGCTTCTAGAAGATGAAGTACGGCGACAATGACCAGCAAGGAAGGAATATCCGCGCCAACTACAATGTCCAGAACCGGAACCCTCTCCTGGAGGCTGGCTGCGTTCGGTATCCACGAAAGAATCACTTGCGCGATTCCCAAAATACCTACTGCATAAGCCAAACACAAGAATCTAACGCGCATCATCACTAGGATAATCGATAGGACCCATAACAGAATGACCGTGCTCGCTTGAATATTAACACCTACGAAGAGCATAAGTACGGAGGCACTGATACCGCCTAGCCAACCCCAAAGTACGGTTCGCCATGTCTCATTCAATAAAGAATGCAAGCGCGTGTGAAACAGCTTACGCTCCATCTGAATCTGCTTCCGATAATGCAGCACGATAAATAGAATACCTATATAGTAAAAAGGATTCGCAAACAACTGCCCTACAGCCTGCAGCAGTCTGTCCAAGAGTTGAATCAATACATCCATACGAATCTGGGCTCCTTGATGAAAAAGAAATAGGAAGGCAGCCGTAGCAACCTTCCTACACTAATTCGACTATTAGAGCTTATCTCCTGCCCATCTTGACGAATTTCCAATATCTGATCCTTATTATTTCCCGATTTGCTTTTGGATTTGCCCAATTGCTGCCTTCAACTGCAAATCATTCTTCGGCTCACGGATTTGCTCCAAAATTGATTTTTCGATTTTAGCCGCTGTTTCCGTATCTACCTCGCCAGTCATTGGTAAACCGTTAGTTCTTTGGAATGCTTTAACAGCTGTAACTGTCTTATCATTGAAATAACCATCCGAACGCTCAGGGTTAAAACCAAGGCCTGATAACATCAGCTGTAGATTCTTCACATCATCGCTTGTCATATCCTGTTTAAGCACACTTTTCTTAGACAGCGGAGCTGCTTTGAAATAAGCCGGCTGCTCAACTGGGATATCCGGCTGGATCCCTGTTTTGTGAATCCAGTTGCCGTTCGGGGTTAACCATTTGTACACCGTCATTTTGATATTGCTGCCGTCACCCATTTCCTTCTCAAAAGTAACCTGTACGGTTCCTTTCCCATAGGAGGTTTCACCAACAATTTTACTGCCAACCGCTTCTTGGAAGGCTCCTGCCAGTATCTCCGAAGCACTCGCACTACCCTTGTTCACAAGCACTGTAACCGGATAGTTCTTGCCTGAGCCTGTTGAAGGTGTCGGCTCCCGCTTCCCATCCCGATTCTCGACCTGGACGATCGGCTTGCCGCTCTTGACGAAAGGATTCACGATGTCGACGACCACGTTCAAAAGACCGCCTGGGTCATTACGCACGTCGATAACTAGCCCTTTCATCCCTTTGGCTTCAAGGCTTTTCAGCTCTTCAGCGAAACGGACGGCTGTATTCGAGGAGAATTGGCGAATCTCAATCTTCCCGATTTGGTCCTGCAGCATTTCGCCATAAACCGTTTCAACGTCAATATTATCCCTGACCACGATGACTTGTACCGGATCACCGGCACCTTGACGAAGTAAATCGAGCTTCGCCTGCGTTCCTTTAGGGCCGCGGATTTTCATGACCGCTTGGTTGAGTGTAAGCCCGTCCAACTTCTCTCCGTTGACCGAGACAATCACGTCTTTGGATTGAATACCAGCTTTCTCAGCAGGAGAGCCCTTGATGGGAGACACGATTACGAATTTACCTTCCTCAATCGAAACCTCTGCCCCTATCCCTTGAAAAGAGGACGTAATGCTCTCATCGAACTGCTTCGCTTCCTTCTGATCCATATACACGGTAAACGGATCTTCCAGAGATTCCAACATGCCATTGATTGCACCGTTGACCAGCTTATCATGATCCGGCTGCTGCAAATACTTGCTCTCGATCAATTGAAACGTTGTAGCGATTTTGCTCAAATCCTTACTCGAAAGTCCGGAAGAAGTGGCAGTGGATGCGGTCGTACTGCCCGCTGGCTGCTCTTTCCGCCCCCAAGAAAAGGATGAATCCACAATCGTCAGTGTCACGATACTGCTTGCAAACATGGCTAACAAAACAAATACTATGACCGTGCGTCCTTTGAATTGCAAAGCGCGTTTCACCACCTTTTTCCTAAAACCCATTTGGGTTCGCCTGTTTGTAGTATATGACAAGCTATTCCCGTTTTATAACCAAGTTCCCCTATCGTAAGAATGGTTTAGGATCAGTTGGAACTTCATTCTTCCTTACTTCAAAATGCAAATGGTTCCCTGTCGATTGACCAGTCGAGCCAACACCGGCAATCTTCTGTCCGCGTTTCACCAAATCGCCAACTTTGACATAGATCCCATCATTCATAATATGTCCATATAACGTCCATAACCCATTCCCATGATCCACGATGATGCAATTCCCATATCCGTTCATCCATGAAGCATAGATGACTGAGCCGTTCTCAGCTGCGAGAATGCCCGTTCCCTTGGGAGCTCCCAAATCAATACCTTTATGGCTCTCTGATCTGCCTGTAACTGGATTGATTCTATTCGTGAAATCGGATGTGAGCGGCGCTTGAGAGGCCAATGGGTAACCCAGTTTCCCACCGGAATAAGTGAAAGGCGACTTCGCTTTACTAGCTGCCCGTTTCTTCGCCTGTAAATCTGCCTCTTGCTTCGCTAATTGTGTAATCTGTCTATCGCTTTCTTCTGAAATATCCTCTAGCACCTTCTCTTGCTTCGTAAGGGAAGCAATCTTAACTTCCTTGGCCTTCTCTTTCGCTTGCAGATCGTCCCTAAGGGCGTCGGCATCAGCGTAAAGCGCCTTAACCTTCTCAAGCTGCTCTTCTGTATCTATCTTCTTCTGAGCAACCGTTTCTTTATCTTTCTTATTTGCCACTAATATCTCTTTATCTTGATTAACAATAGATTTCAAAGCTTCAATACGGTTCAAGAAATCAGAAAAACTGGTCGCGCTAAGCAGCACATCCATGTACGAAACAAAACCGTTCATATACATTAAGCGCACTCGAGATTTCAGCATTTGATCACGAGACTCCACACGAGCTTCCGCTTCATCCAATTGTTTAGCGTTCTCTGCTAATGTATCCGACACTTGGTCGATTTCTTCATTCAGCTTCGTGAGCTTCTTGCTAGCCTCATTGACCTGATTGACAAGCGTGTTCATATCCTTCGTCGCCTGGTCCTTCTCGTTATGGACCTTCGTTATTTGATTCTGGGCGTCATTCGCCTTCTGCTGCGCTTGCGCCTTCATTTTCTTGAGCTGAGTCAACTGCTGATCGATCTTTTCCGTTGTTGAAGCGGCATACCCCGCATAAGGAACCGCCAATGAAGCCGCAATCCCAAGAGTCAACACCATAGGTAGAATCTTCTTCTTCAAGCACGTAGCCTCCCCATCATCAAAACCTGGAACTTCTTAAATCTTTTATACTTTGAATCTCTTAAATTCCTAATCTATGAATCTTTGAAAATGAAAAAATAAAAATAAAAGCTTCTAAAGCCGACTTTCAGAACCGAGAAGGTTGGACGAAAATGGGAGTAGGAGGAACGGAGTGTAGCAAAGCTACATGATTACCGGACTACCCCATTTTCGTTCAAGATTCGACGCCGAATAAGCTTCCAGAAATACATCGTTATGAGATAAACCTATATCGAAGTCATTCGAAGATGAGCGACCGCGTTTAGTGGTAGGTTTATTCGCCAATCAGAATCCCTCCTTTACGCTTTAGCGCTATTAGGATCTATCATTCTGATGTGGACAAAGTCGGCTTTAAAGCCTCCTTAAACTCTGAGGAATTTGCGGACTGAGATTAGGGACCCCCAGATTCCGATTACCATCCCAATACCTAACAACAAAGCCATCATCGTAGGAGCAATATCCCCGAAAGGTGTTAATTCAACCATAAGCAGATTCAAGTTCAGTGAACTTGTGTTAAGCAGCTTCCAGTACCCACCTAAAATAATAGCTGTCGGGACTACAGAGCCGATGAATCCAAGCAGAGCACCTTCTATAAAGAACGGCCAACGAATAAAGGAATTCGTCGCACCCACCAGTTTCATAATTGATATTTCTTTGCGTCTGGCCAAAATCGTAATTTTGATCGTATTCGCGATCAGGAACACAGCGGTAAATGAAAGTAAAATAACAATACCAATCCCGACCCAACGAACAATTTGTGTCACCTTAAATAGGGCTTCAACCGTACCTTTGCCATAATTCACCTTGTAGATAGGCTTTGGATCTTTGCCGATGTTAAGCGCGCTGATTTGATCAGCAACGACGGCCACATTGCGAGGGTCATCGACTTCGATGGTAAACGCATCGTTTAGCGGATTATTTTCTCCTTCAAATCCATCTAATAAAGCTTTACCGCTCTCACCAAGCTTTTGCCTTAAATAAATAAGGCCCTCTTCTTTCGAAACAAACTTAATAGTTTTTACCTCATGAATAGCTTGGATTTGAGATTCGAGCGCAGTAATTTGATCCTGCGAAGTGTTAACTTCCAGATATACATTAATCTCAACCTGTTTCTCAATCTGACCTGCAATATCATTCACATTAAGTGTAATAAGGACGAAAATACCTAAAATAAATAACGAAATGGCTATCGAACTAATCGACGCGAACGTCATCCAACCATTCCGAACGACATTCTTCGTACCTTCTCGCAAATGACGAGAAACCGTACTAATCTTCATAACCGTATTCCCCCCGTACCTGGTCACGAGCAATGAGTCCATGCTCAATCGCAATGACTCGTTTACGCATCGTATTTACGATTTCCTTATTATGCGTAGCCATGACTATGGTGGTACCCCGGAAGTTAATTTCCTCCATCAATTTCATGATTCCCCAGGAAGTCTCAGGATCGAGATTTCCTGTCGGTTCATCGGCGATAATGACAGCTGGGTTGTTAATTATTGCCCGGGCAATCGCTACCCGCTGCTGCTCGCCTCCAGAAAGCTGAGAGGGCAGCGAATTCGCTTTATCCTTCAACTTAACAAGCTCAAGCACTTCCATTGTGCGTTTCTTAATCTGCTTCTTAGGTGCCTCGATAACTTCCATAGCGAAAGCCACATTTTCAAAAATATTAAGCTTAGGAAGCAGTCGATAATCCTGGAAAATAACGCCAATATTACGACGCACGTAAGGAATCTTACGCTGTTTCAGCTTTTCCAAATTAAAACCATTCACGAAGATTTGCCCCTTGGTCGGCCTCTCTTCTCTATACATCAACTTCATAAATGTAGATTTACCTGCGCCGGAAGGTCCAACAACATATACGAACTCGTTGCTGTCCACTTTTACATTAATCCCTCGCAATGCATGAGTGCCGTTGGAGTACGTTTTCCATACGTCCTGCATTTCGATCACAATATCACATCCTAATATATGGATCTTTGCGTAGCAAAGTCTCTCTGCTTTGGGATCTTTGAGCGGAGCTCAAAGTCTCTCTGCTGTATAGTTAGCTTTTATCCATTCGACACAAAAGCTGAAATTCCTTCTAAAATAGCTCTGAAATTCCTGTAGATTACCGTCATTATATCATTATTTGTACACATTTAAGCCGAATAAGGATTTAGTAATAAATTGGTTGAAAGGATGATACATATTAAGTAGAGAGACTTTAAGCTCCGCTCAAAGATCCCTATAAGCAGAGAGACTTTAAGCTCCGCTCAAAGATCCCTATATTAAGTACAAGCCCGAAATCATTCGTATGTAAAGGAGCCGCTATACATGTCACGCCAAATTAGAAAAGTTATCTTCTATACGTCTATCGTCGTAGGCATGCTAAGTGCATTTAGCATTGCTCTATACGTCTATGGTTCTCAGCCTACATTCCCTGCAGATTTCACAGTTGCTGGCTGGAGGGTTGGAGGAATGCCCTATGATAAATTTCAACAAGAATACGAACAGCGCCTACAGCTGCTCTCATCCTATCCCGTTCAATTGCAATCCTCCCGTCCGAACATTCCGAATAAACAACTGGCGCTTGGACAGCTAGGCGTTCAGTATCAAAAGGAAACCCTAGCTCGTTCACTTGGGCAGCTGTTCGGAGGCTCTCCGATAGAGCGTATAAAAGCCCGCTGGACCCTGCGTCACGCGGATATACCGCTCGAGGTCACTGTCAATCAAGCGCAGCTAAACACCGTAGTCAAAGAAGCTTGGAAGGACCTCTATAACCTTCAGCCGGTTGCCGCAAAACGCATTGTAACCAATGAAGATATACTAGCTTTCGAGCCCGAACGCAAAGTGCTTAGAATTGATACGGCCCATTTGCTTGAACATTTGAAAGAAATTGCCCCATCCATTGGCTATATTCACAATGCTGCTCCTATCACACTGTCCTTGCCTTTATATGAGCAGGGTCCCGCGGTTACGATGGAAACATTGAAGCGTCAGGGCATCGATCGCAAAATCTCGGAATTTACGACCTCATTCCCCCCATCAGGTGAAGGGAGAATTCACAATATACGCTCCACAGCCGCCTCTATTCAGGACTTGCTAATGGCGCCGGGAGAGACATTCGACTATAGTAAGATTATTGAACAAACCGAAGCCCAATTCGGCTATAAGGAAGCACCCGTCATCCTAAACGGCAAGCTCGTGCCAGGCATTGGAGGTGGCATTTGCCAAGTTTCGACAACGCTTTACAATGCTGTCTTACGGAGCGGTCTCGACATTGTTGAGCGGCGCAATCATTCTCTCCCTGTTAGCTATGTTACGCTCGGCCAAGATGCAACTTTCGCCAGTGGCTTTATTAATTTCAAATTCCGCAACAACACAGATGCCTATCTATTGATACGAACTATAACAACAGAACAAGCCGTCACCGTGAAGCTTTTCGGGCATATGTCGCCTTCTATTACCTATGACATCAATTCCAACATTGTAGAAACAATTCAACCACCGGTTAAATACTTGCAGAATCCCAGCCTGAAACCCGGCGTTACCCGCCCCATCAGCACAGGCAAGGTCGGCTACAAGGTAGAGACGTATCGGATCAAAAGAGAAAATGGTACGATCGTCAGTAAAGAATTAATTTCGAAGGATCAGTATTCGCCAGTCCCTACTCTCATCGCCGCCAACCGCGGTGACATCAAGTCGGAAGAAATGAATCCCTCCACGCCAGAACAGCCCATCCTTGAAGATGGCGTGAAAGGACCGGTTACCCGGTAATATAAGGCTTCTGCCTCTTTTTGGAATAGGAAAGGTCATGTGACTGTAGTTACTAGGTCATTATGACTTTTTTCTATTATGATAGGAATATGAAATAGCACACAAGGAGGCTAGGCGATGAGCAAAATCGATTATTTCAAAGAATTAAACTATCGACTGCGTGGACTTCCCGAGAAGGAGCGCCAAAATATATTGTCTGTTTATGAAGAATTGTTTCAGAAAGCCATTGAAAATGGCAAGCAAGAGGATGATGTAGCGCAGTCCCTCGGCTATCCGCGAGTTCCTAACTGGGACGCTCAGAAGGAGACACCAACTACTGGGCATGTGCCTTCGAAAAGCACGCCTAGCGATGCGGTAGAGAAATCTTATTCCAGACCTGAACCGACTGCGGCGCCTAAGCAAGCTCCTGAAACTAAGGGCTTTCCACCTTATACGCCTCCACAGAGCACGAATCCTTATATGAATCCCAACCCGTACCCTTATCCGGTTAAACACGAGTCGAGTATTAAGGCTATTATCGTAAGCATTTCGCTTGGATTTTTTAACCTAATATTCGTCGTTGGTCCTTGGTTCGGTATTCTCGCAACATTAATTGCGCTATTTGTTTCGGGCTTCGCGCTCATCATCTCGCCAATTGTCGGCATTCTCGGCAGTTATATGGGAACGGTCGGCAGCGATATGCGTTTCATTGGATTCGCAATGCTTGCTTGTTTCGGCTTGGGCATTATATTGACGACGCTAAGCTCATGGTTGTTCAAAGTATTTTTCAAACTCAGCTGGATGTATATCCAATTTAATGCCAAATTGATTAAGGGGGCTTAAGCTATGAAACGTGGAGTCAAATTTTTCTTACTGCTCGGCTTTGCCTGCCTTGGAATTGGCCTTATTGGAGCAGCTGTTTCTTTCAAAGAGGTTGATTGGAGCGCAGGTGTCACGAATATTGATATCGAAAAGAAGATTCCTGTCGCAAATATTGATACATTAATCATTCAAAATGACATCTCCGGGGTAACTTTTATCCCTAGTAATTCCGATGAAATTAAAGTCCATCTCGTAGGAACGATTAGCGAGAATAATGCTAAAAATTGCACCATTGAGGCTGCAACAGAAGGAAGTAATGTATGGCGAGTAGACGTCTGTACGCAGAAAAAAGCATCGATTACGAATGGCTTTAATTTTGATTTGAACGAATTGAAAAGAATAATCGCTTACCAGGGGCTAGGCATCAAGACAGAAGTGACGCTGCCAGATAAAATATACAAAGCGATCACGGTGTCTTCGGATACAGGACGCATCCACTTTAATGAAGTGAAAGCCGACAAACTCACAGCCAGCACGGACACAGGCGGTATAACCATTGAGCGTTACGAAGGGAAACAGTTAAACCTTCAAACAGATACGGGGTATATCAACGTAGAGGACGGGCAAGGTGATGTAAAGATGAAAACAGATACAGGCGGCATTACGGCTAAGCTGCACGATATCGGAGATTCCGTATCGCTTGAATCTGACACAGGCACGATTCGTCTTCAGCTCGATCCTGCTCCAAAAGGTGCAAGCTTCGATCTGAGAACCGACACGGGCAGTGTCAATCTGCAAGTACCTGGCGTAAATGTAGAACGGACCGATCATCATTCCGCAAAGGGCACCATCGGTGATGGCAGCAAAAAAGTGACGGTACGAGCAGATACAGGGTTTATCTCGGTGACTGGCAGATAAGAAAAGCCTTCAAGACCATCAGATTCGATGGTTTTGAAGGCTTTTTATCTATCTGTTATTT is drawn from Paenibacillus sp. V4I7 and contains these coding sequences:
- a CDS encoding S41 family peptidase, which codes for MQFKGRTVIVFVLLAMFASSIVTLTIVDSSFSWGRKEQPAGSTTASTATSSGLSSKDLSKIATTFQLIESKYLQQPDHDKLVNGAINGMLESLEDPFTVYMDQKEAKQFDESITSSFQGIGAEVSIEEGKFVIVSPIKGSPAEKAGIQSKDVIVSVNGEKLDGLTLNQAVMKIRGPKGTQAKLDLLRQGAGDPVQVIVVRDNIDVETVYGEMLQDQIGKIEIRQFSSNTAVRFAEELKSLEAKGMKGLVIDVRNDPGGLLNVVVDIVNPFVKSGKPIVQVENRDGKREPTPSTGSGKNYPVTVLVNKGSASASEILAGAFQEAVGSKIVGETSYGKGTVQVTFEKEMGDGSNIKMTVYKWLTPNGNWIHKTGIQPDIPVEQPAYFKAAPLSKKSVLKQDMTSDDVKNLQLMLSGLGFNPERSDGYFNDKTVTAVKAFQRTNGLPMTGEVDTETAAKIEKSILEQIREPKNDLQLKAAIGQIQKQIGK
- a CDS encoding murein hydrolase activator EnvC, which encodes MKKKILPMVLTLGIAASLAVPYAGYAASTTEKIDQQLTQLKKMKAQAQQKANDAQNQITKVHNEKDQATKDMNTLVNQVNEASKKLTKLNEEIDQVSDTLAENAKQLDEAEARVESRDQMLKSRVRLMYMNGFVSYMDVLLSATSFSDFLNRIEALKSIVNQDKEILVANKKDKETVAQKKIDTEEQLEKVKALYADADALRDDLQAKEKAKEVKIASLTKQEKVLEDISEESDRQITQLAKQEADLQAKKRAASKAKSPFTYSGGKLGYPLASQAPLTSDFTNRINPVTGRSESHKGIDLGAPKGTGILAAENGSVIYASWMNGYGNCIIVDHGNGLWTLYGHIMNDGIYVKVGDLVKRGQKIAGVGSTGQSTGNHLHFEVRKNEVPTDPKPFLR
- the ftsX gene encoding permease-like cell division protein FtsX — encoded protein: MKISTVSRHLREGTKNVVRNGWMTFASISSIAISLFILGIFVLITLNVNDIAGQIEKQVEINVYLEVNTSQDQITALESQIQAIHEVKTIKFVSKEEGLIYLRQKLGESGKALLDGFEGENNPLNDAFTIEVDDPRNVAVVADQISALNIGKDPKPIYKVNYGKGTVEALFKVTQIVRWVGIGIVILLSFTAVFLIANTIKITILARRKEISIMKLVGATNSFIRWPFFIEGALLGFIGSVVPTAIILGGYWKLLNTSSLNLNLLMVELTPFGDIAPTMMALLLGIGMVIGIWGSLISVRKFLRV
- the ftsE gene encoding cell division ATP-binding protein FtsE; this encodes MIEMQDVWKTYSNGTHALRGINVKVDSNEFVYVVGPSGAGKSTFMKLMYREERPTKGQIFVNGFNLEKLKQRKIPYVRRNIGVIFQDYRLLPKLNIFENVAFAMEVIEAPKKQIKKRTMEVLELVKLKDKANSLPSQLSGGEQQRVAIARAIINNPAVIIADEPTGNLDPETSWGIMKLMEEINFRGTTIVMATHNKEIVNTMRKRVIAIEHGLIARDQVRGEYGYED
- a CDS encoding VanW family protein; protein product: MSRQIRKVIFYTSIVVGMLSAFSIALYVYGSQPTFPADFTVAGWRVGGMPYDKFQQEYEQRLQLLSSYPVQLQSSRPNIPNKQLALGQLGVQYQKETLARSLGQLFGGSPIERIKARWTLRHADIPLEVTVNQAQLNTVVKEAWKDLYNLQPVAAKRIVTNEDILAFEPERKVLRIDTAHLLEHLKEIAPSIGYIHNAAPITLSLPLYEQGPAVTMETLKRQGIDRKISEFTTSFPPSGEGRIHNIRSTAASIQDLLMAPGETFDYSKIIEQTEAQFGYKEAPVILNGKLVPGIGGGICQVSTTLYNAVLRSGLDIVERRNHSLPVSYVTLGQDATFASGFINFKFRNNTDAYLLIRTITTEQAVTVKLFGHMSPSITYDINSNIVETIQPPVKYLQNPSLKPGVTRPISTGKVGYKVETYRIKRENGTIVSKELISKDQYSPVPTLIAANRGDIKSEEMNPSTPEQPILEDGVKGPVTR